From a region of the uncultured Desulfatiglans sp. genome:
- a CDS encoding conserved membrane hypothetical protein (Evidence 4 : Unknown function but conserved in other organisms), which yields MQGLWAVYRKELSDHFSSYRFVILFALIAMVSFITSYMAGVTLRENLEGIARPKFVFLMLFNTPGALFSMLQFVAFFGPLIGLVLGFDAINRERAQGTLIKVLSQPIYRDAVINGKFLAGVTVIGVMLLSIVLIISGFGITLLGIVPGVEEILRLAVFLMLSLFYVAFWLGLAILFSILFKGIATSAMASVALWIFLSFFISLGADVAAGVAAPIEGPQGQDAEATMRHARIKELFTLTSPMVLYTDAAGTVIDPMRKTTRKMVLLGYMEQLSLSRFQNPLPLGQSLLVVFPHVTVLIAITLICFAVSYLIFMTQEIRT from the coding sequence ATGCAGGGGCTTTGGGCGGTTTACCGCAAGGAGTTGAGCGACCACTTCAGCAGCTACCGCTTCGTGATCCTCTTTGCCCTGATCGCGATGGTCAGCTTCATCACCAGCTACATGGCCGGGGTCACCCTCAGGGAGAACCTGGAGGGCATCGCACGGCCCAAGTTCGTCTTCCTGATGCTTTTCAACACCCCCGGGGCGCTTTTTTCCATGCTTCAGTTCGTGGCCTTCTTCGGTCCGCTGATCGGGCTCGTGCTGGGTTTCGACGCCATCAACCGCGAGCGCGCCCAGGGAACCCTCATCAAGGTGCTGAGCCAGCCGATCTACCGCGATGCCGTGATCAATGGCAAGTTCCTGGCGGGGGTCACCGTGATCGGCGTCATGCTCCTCAGCATCGTCCTCATCATCTCGGGGTTCGGGATCACCCTGCTCGGCATCGTCCCGGGGGTCGAGGAGATCCTCCGCCTGGCCGTCTTCCTGATGTTGAGCCTCTTTTACGTCGCGTTCTGGCTAGGCCTTGCGATCCTCTTTTCAATTCTCTTCAAAGGCATCGCCACCTCCGCCATGGCATCGGTGGCCCTCTGGATCTTCCTGTCCTTCTTCATCTCCCTTGGAGCGGACGTGGCGGCGGGCGTCGCCGCGCCTATCGAGGGCCCGCAGGGTCAGGATGCAGAGGCGACGATGCGGCATGCCCGGATCAAGGAGCTCTTCACCCTGACTTCCCCGATGGTCCTGTACACGGATGCCGCCGGGACCGTCATCGACCCGATGCGCAAGACGACCCGTAAAATGGTTCTCCTCGGCTACATGGAGCAGCTCTCGCTCTCCCGCTTTCAGAACCCGCTGCCGCTCGGCCAGAGCCTTCTCGTAGTCTTTCCCCACGTCACGGTCCTGATCGCGATCACGCTTATCTGCTTCGCCGTCTCATACCTGATCTTCATGACGCAGGAGATCAG
- a CDS encoding Bacitracin transport ATP-binding protein BcrA (fragment) — translation MEGRPIIRTEGLTKRYGGYEAVRSLSLEVREGEIFGFLGPNGAGKTTTLLMLLGLTVPTAGTVEVCGLDPVRRARAVKQLVGYLPENVGFYGDLDAVESLAYIAALNGRSPADSARLVPGLLEQVGLADAARKKVGFFSRGMRQRLGIAEVLLKEPKVLLLDEPTLGLDPDGAARLIGLIEALNRERNMTVLLSSHNLHQVQRISHRVGIMIEGGMVASGPIDALAEQTFGLGGSRYSLEEIYLKYFQEG, via the coding sequence ATGGAAGGGCGACCGATCATCCGGACCGAAGGGCTCACTAAACGCTACGGCGGGTACGAAGCGGTCCGCTCACTGAGCCTGGAGGTGCGCGAAGGCGAGATCTTCGGCTTCCTCGGCCCCAACGGCGCCGGGAAGACGACCACGCTCCTCATGCTGCTCGGCCTGACCGTGCCCACGGCCGGCACGGTCGAGGTCTGCGGGCTCGACCCTGTCCGGCGGGCCCGCGCGGTCAAGCAACTGGTGGGCTACCTTCCTGAAAACGTGGGATTTTACGGGGATCTGGACGCCGTCGAAAGCCTGGCCTACATCGCCGCCCTCAACGGAAGATCCCCTGCCGACTCTGCCCGCTTGGTTCCCGGACTGCTGGAGCAGGTGGGTCTGGCCGACGCCGCCCGGAAAAAGGTCGGTTTCTTCTCGCGCGGGATGCGTCAACGCCTGGGGATCGCCGAAGTCCTCCTGAAAGAGCCGAAGGTGCTCCTCCTGGATGAACCGACCCTGGGGCTCGACCCCGACGGGGCGGCCCGCCTGATCGGATTGATCGAAGCCCTGAACCGCGAAAGGAACATGACCGTGCTTCTGTCCTCCCACAATCTCCACCAGGTCCAGAGGATCTCGCACCGCGTCGGGATCATGATCGAAGGCGGCATGGTAGCCTCGGGCCCCATCGACGCTTTGGCCGAGCAGACCTTCGGACTTGGCGGCAGCCGGTATTCCCTTGAAGAGATCTACCTCAAGTACTTTCAGGAGGGGTGA
- a CDS encoding conserved exported hypothetical protein (Evidence 4 : Unknown function but conserved in other organisms) — protein MEGRRNRRLGWALTGMLLSLICFAGAPAPAEEKQDLPERKISVAVEYPGIVIPRGEDLSLDLIVANGGRKDEAVELTVQPPPDGWTAQLKTYRFGVRGVFVKSDSSKTVTLELEQDETLPPGEYTFTVEGRSSDGALRSTAELRVSVEGEKTERKTEGAALQTAYPVLRGPTDGRFEFSVEVESRLEEDAVFSLTAQAPENWEVNFKPAYEDKFISSLRLKARQSQSVAVEVEPAPQATPGEYPILVRVKAPGAQAETQLTVILTGTYRLEMATTNELLSLSAVKGKSANLSFYVRNSGSAPLQDIHFLSFKPENWTVEFEPGQIEILAPDELKQVEATITPGADALVGDYSLALSAEAGKLSKNLELRVTVKASVVWGWVGIGLIIVVLAGLVFLFIRLGRR, from the coding sequence ATGGAAGGAAGACGGAACCGGCGTTTGGGTTGGGCCTTGACAGGAATGCTGCTCTCCCTGATCTGCTTCGCGGGGGCCCCCGCTCCCGCCGAGGAGAAGCAAGACCTTCCTGAGCGGAAGATATCGGTGGCGGTCGAGTACCCCGGTATCGTCATCCCCCGGGGGGAAGATTTGAGCCTGGACCTCATCGTCGCGAACGGCGGCCGCAAGGACGAAGCCGTCGAACTGACGGTCCAGCCCCCGCCGGACGGTTGGACGGCGCAGCTCAAGACATACCGTTTCGGGGTCAGAGGGGTCTTCGTGAAGTCCGATTCCTCCAAGACCGTCACCCTCGAGCTCGAGCAGGATGAGACGCTGCCACCAGGGGAATACACCTTTACCGTCGAGGGACGGAGCTCCGATGGCGCCCTCCGCTCGACCGCCGAGCTGCGGGTGAGCGTCGAGGGGGAAAAGACGGAGCGCAAGACCGAAGGGGCCGCTCTTCAAACCGCCTATCCTGTGCTCAGGGGGCCGACCGATGGCCGGTTCGAGTTTTCGGTCGAGGTGGAAAGCCGGCTCGAAGAGGATGCCGTTTTCAGCCTCACTGCGCAGGCCCCCGAAAACTGGGAGGTCAACTTCAAGCCGGCCTATGAGGACAAATTCATCTCGAGCCTGCGCCTGAAGGCGCGCCAGAGCCAGAGCGTGGCCGTGGAGGTCGAACCTGCGCCTCAGGCCACACCGGGGGAGTACCCGATCCTGGTCCGGGTGAAGGCCCCGGGGGCCCAGGCCGAGACCCAGCTGACCGTGATCCTGACCGGCACCTACCGGCTGGAAATGGCCACCACCAACGAACTGCTCTCCCTCAGCGCCGTCAAGGGCAAATCCGCAAACCTCTCCTTCTATGTCCGCAACAGCGGCTCCGCCCCGCTCCAGGACATCCACTTCCTTTCCTTCAAACCCGAGAACTGGACCGTCGAGTTCGAACCCGGGCAGATCGAGATTCTGGCCCCTGACGAACTCAAGCAGGTAGAGGCCACGATCACACCCGGCGCCGATGCCCTGGTCGGAGACTACTCGCTCGCGCTGAGCGCCGAGGCGGGAAAACTCTCGAAAAACCTCGAACTGAGGGTGACCGTCAAGGCCTCCGTGGTCTGGGGCTGGGTCGGAATCGGGCTGATCATCGTGGTCCTGGCAGGCCTGGTTTTCCTGTTCATCCGCCTGGGAAGACGCTGA
- a CDS encoding putative regulatory protein (CxxC_CxxC_SSSS) (Evidence 3 : Putative function from multiple computational evidences), with the protein MPIYEYEACDLERACARCRRAFEVLQSMKDPPLERCPACGAPVRKLVSRCRASVVEPDEGRGEVETRIKEYEQQGLWSHAAELADTHAAKAGDDALKMRAIDDYRKAGYPLETLEKHAKSETE; encoded by the coding sequence ATGCCCATCTATGAATACGAAGCCTGTGATCTCGAGCGTGCCTGCGCCCGCTGCCGCCGCGCATTCGAGGTCCTGCAGTCCATGAAGGACCCCCCTCTCGAGCGCTGCCCGGCGTGCGGCGCCCCGGTGCGGAAACTGGTTTCGCGATGCCGGGCGTCCGTTGTCGAGCCTGACGAGGGCCGCGGCGAGGTCGAAACACGCATCAAGGAGTACGAACAGCAGGGACTCTGGAGCCACGCGGCGGAGCTCGCCGACACCCATGCGGCGAAGGCTGGGGACGATGCCCTCAAGATGCGGGCGATCGACGATTACCGCAAGGCGGGTTACCCTCTGGAAACCCTCGAGAAACACGCCAAATCGGAAACCGAGTAA
- a CDS encoding Enoyl-CoA hydratase/isomerase codes for MPDEPVLLVEREEHVVTLCINLPSKRNFLTLECLNATEEALAGLTEDPAVRVLVLRGAGERAFSSGYNIEALRHVEQDLTGADAGETLPLEKTLQAIEQFPRPVIAMLNGDAFGGGCELAMACDIRIAAARTRMGMPPARLGLVYPYPGYRRFAAVLGLARALELFLTADTFDSRACLQMGLVHHVIPDEGFEAFTYDLARRIARNAPFSLAGTKRVLRTIAGGATLGRAEEQALQSLFHASLKRRDIAEGIAAFAEKRTPVFTGE; via the coding sequence ATGCCGGACGAGCCTGTCCTGTTGGTCGAGCGGGAGGAGCACGTCGTCACCCTGTGCATCAACCTGCCTTCGAAGCGCAATTTTCTGACGCTCGAATGTCTGAACGCCACCGAGGAGGCCCTTGCCGGGCTTACGGAGGACCCCGCCGTCCGGGTCCTGGTGCTGCGCGGGGCAGGAGAACGGGCCTTTTCCTCCGGCTACAATATCGAGGCCCTCAGGCATGTCGAGCAGGACCTTACCGGTGCCGATGCCGGTGAGACCCTTCCGCTCGAAAAAACCCTTCAGGCCATCGAACAATTTCCCCGCCCGGTCATCGCCATGCTGAACGGCGATGCCTTCGGGGGCGGGTGCGAACTGGCCATGGCCTGCGACATCCGGATCGCGGCGGCGCGCACCCGCATGGGGATGCCCCCGGCCAGACTCGGCCTCGTCTATCCTTATCCGGGGTACCGCCGTTTTGCGGCGGTCCTCGGCCTCGCCCGGGCACTCGAGCTATTCCTGACTGCGGACACCTTCGACAGCCGGGCCTGCCTGCAGATGGGGCTCGTCCATCACGTAATCCCCGACGAGGGGTTCGAGGCCTTCACCTATGACCTCGCGCGGCGCATCGCCCGAAACGCCCCTTTTTCCCTCGCGGGTACGAAGCGGGTGCTGCGGACCATCGCGGGCGGTGCAACCTTGGGTCGCGCTGAAGAGCAGGCCCTGCAGTCCCTCTTTCACGCCTCGCTCAAACGCCGTGACATCGCCGAAGGCATCGCCGCCTTCGCCGAGAAGCGCACCCCTGTTTTTACGGGCGAATGA
- a CDS encoding Acetyltransferase, GNAT family → MPGSKNKNWKSKIVNPEKVLSKIRPGMSIFLGTAVAEPRTLVKSLMASEANNLQDLELIQLVSLGDAISIGDKYANKFRLKTFFAGWVASEAIKAGRVDLIPCRFSRVPSLIESGTIGIDAAFVQITPPDEAGYASLGVAVDVARQAMAKASLVVGEINAQVPRTFGDTFVHVDDFDFLVEATTPPFYFPRWPVTEVYDKIGANVASLIQDGSCLPFSIGPLYEALARHLVRKSNLGIHSPFFTDALMDLVKSGAVTNRRKSIFKGKSVAAHALGSAELMRWLDNNPLVEFQGVDVVADPKRIASIDRFVVTLPGRKVDFTGGIVLHSGKGNVGTQPGEAQEFFSGAWLSNGGKTILALPSRNLLGESNIVPSVRDYPNQFSARESLDIVVTEYGTAPLAGRTIRERALALIDIAHPDDRAELVRLAKKEHILYPDQTYLSESGKMYPEELATTQAFGGNLVLRFRAIRPSDVEQMRRLFYRFSDNAVYYRYFSPIKTMPHAKMQEYVNVDYRKTMSIVGLIGEPGEGTIIAEARYVRLPDRPYADVAFVVDEAFQGKGIATYLFQMLINIARNRGIEGFKADVLASNKAMIKVFEKSPFPLKAVLDSGVYELIIPFHGEKEEP, encoded by the coding sequence ATGCCGGGCTCGAAAAACAAGAACTGGAAAAGCAAGATTGTCAACCCAGAGAAGGTGTTGAGCAAGATCCGGCCGGGGATGAGCATTTTCCTCGGCACGGCGGTCGCTGAACCGCGCACACTGGTCAAGAGCCTGATGGCCTCGGAGGCCAACAACCTGCAGGATCTCGAACTGATCCAGCTCGTGAGCCTGGGCGACGCGATTTCGATCGGAGACAAGTACGCCAACAAATTCAGGCTGAAAACCTTTTTCGCCGGGTGGGTCGCCAGCGAGGCCATCAAGGCGGGTCGTGTGGATCTGATTCCGTGCCGCTTTTCGCGGGTCCCTTCACTGATCGAATCGGGCACGATCGGGATCGACGCGGCCTTCGTCCAGATCACGCCCCCGGACGAAGCCGGCTACGCGAGCCTCGGCGTCGCTGTGGACGTCGCCCGCCAGGCCATGGCCAAGGCATCCCTTGTGGTCGGCGAGATCAACGCGCAGGTCCCCCGCACCTTCGGGGATACCTTCGTCCACGTGGACGATTTCGATTTCCTCGTGGAGGCGACGACCCCGCCTTTCTATTTTCCGCGCTGGCCTGTCACGGAGGTCTACGACAAGATCGGGGCGAACGTGGCCTCGCTGATCCAGGATGGAAGCTGCCTGCCCTTTTCCATCGGCCCCCTCTACGAGGCCCTCGCCCGCCATCTGGTGCGCAAGTCGAACCTCGGGATCCACTCCCCTTTTTTCACCGATGCGCTGATGGATCTGGTCAAGAGCGGCGCCGTGACCAACCGGCGCAAGAGCATCTTCAAGGGGAAGTCCGTCGCGGCCCACGCCCTCGGATCGGCGGAACTGATGCGCTGGCTGGATAACAACCCACTCGTCGAGTTTCAAGGCGTCGACGTGGTGGCGGACCCCAAACGGATCGCGAGCATCGACCGCTTCGTGGTGACGCTGCCCGGCCGGAAGGTCGACTTCACAGGCGGCATCGTCCTTCACAGCGGCAAAGGCAACGTCGGCACACAGCCGGGCGAGGCGCAGGAGTTCTTCTCGGGGGCGTGGCTCTCGAACGGCGGGAAGACGATCCTGGCGCTCCCGAGCCGCAACCTCCTCGGCGAATCCAATATCGTCCCCTCGGTTCGGGACTACCCGAACCAGTTCTCGGCCCGCGAATCCCTGGACATCGTCGTGACCGAGTATGGAACCGCCCCGCTGGCGGGCCGGACAATCCGCGAACGAGCCCTCGCCCTGATCGACATCGCCCACCCGGACGACCGCGCGGAGCTCGTGCGCCTCGCCAAAAAGGAACATATCCTCTACCCGGATCAGACGTATCTCTCGGAGTCCGGAAAGATGTATCCGGAGGAACTCGCTACCACCCAAGCCTTTGGCGGGAACCTGGTGCTCCGGTTCCGCGCGATCCGGCCTTCGGACGTCGAGCAGATGCGGCGGCTCTTCTATCGGTTTTCCGACAACGCCGTCTATTACCGCTATTTTTCTCCCATCAAAACCATGCCCCACGCGAAGATGCAGGAATACGTCAACGTCGACTACCGTAAGACCATGTCCATCGTCGGGCTCATCGGCGAGCCGGGCGAAGGGACCATCATCGCAGAGGCCCGCTATGTGCGGCTGCCGGACCGGCCCTACGCAGATGTAGCCTTCGTCGTCGACGAGGCATTCCAGGGCAAAGGGATCGCCACCTACCTGTTCCAGATGCTCATCAACATCGCGAGAAACCGAGGAATCGAAGGCTTCAAGGCCGACGTCCTGGCCTCCAACAAGGCGATGATCAAGGTCTTCGAGAAATCGCCCTTCCCATTGAAGGCCGTGCTGGACAGCGGGGTCTACGAGTTGATCATCCCCTTCCACGGAGAAAAGGAAGAACCCTGA
- a CDS encoding Deacetylase, histone deacetylase/acetoin utilization protein has protein sequence MQPVTGIIRDPRYLDHLPGHTHPEHPSRLRAIYEMIDREFAEKLLTITPQPAAMDDLELVHTPAYIKKVLKTAEHQFTSLAPDTPASAKTYLAAWLAAGGCIEGLKAVWSGLCGNCFALIRPPGHHALPGRAGGFCIFNNVAIAARYAQRVMGVKKILIVDWDIHHGNGIHEFFYDDPEVFYFSSHDKLLYPYSGDFDEAGEGEGAGYTVNVPLTRDLENEDMVALYQMLLPRIVERYRPELILVDAGFDAHRDDPIGRSHLTEEAFTELTRLILNLGSALGAPKILFILEGGYDPRALSRCVETVLQVLCAPPGRACMLAGGTARADALAGEVFRAHKSFKVWVD, from the coding sequence ATGCAACCCGTCACCGGAATCATACGCGACCCCCGTTACCTCGATCATCTGCCGGGCCACACCCATCCGGAGCACCCCAGCCGCCTGAGGGCGATCTACGAGATGATCGACCGGGAGTTTGCGGAAAAGCTTCTCACGATCACACCCCAGCCCGCCGCCATGGACGACCTCGAGCTCGTCCACACGCCGGCCTATATCAAAAAGGTCCTCAAGACCGCCGAGCACCAGTTCACGAGCCTCGCCCCCGACACGCCGGCAAGCGCCAAGACGTATCTCGCCGCCTGGCTTGCGGCCGGCGGCTGCATCGAGGGGCTGAAGGCCGTCTGGTCCGGTCTCTGCGGCAACTGCTTCGCGCTTATCCGACCGCCCGGTCACCATGCCCTCCCGGGCCGGGCCGGTGGTTTCTGCATCTTCAACAACGTCGCCATCGCGGCGCGCTACGCGCAGCGCGTCATGGGCGTGAAAAAGATCCTGATCGTCGACTGGGACATCCATCACGGAAACGGGATCCACGAATTCTTCTACGACGACCCCGAGGTCTTCTATTTCTCTTCCCACGACAAGCTGCTCTACCCCTACTCGGGGGATTTCGACGAGGCCGGTGAAGGCGAAGGCGCAGGATACACCGTCAACGTGCCTCTGACGCGGGACCTCGAAAACGAGGACATGGTGGCCCTCTACCAGATGCTGCTGCCCCGCATCGTGGAGCGTTACCGGCCGGAGCTGATCCTGGTCGATGCCGGTTTCGACGCACACCGAGACGATCCCATCGGGCGCTCACACCTGACCGAAGAGGCCTTCACCGAACTGACCCGCCTGATCCTGAACCTCGGATCGGCCCTGGGCGCTCCCAAGATCCTTTTCATCCTCGAAGGAGGCTACGATCCACGCGCCCTTTCCCGCTGCGTCGAAACGGTGCTGCAGGTCCTCTGCGCGCCCCCGGGCCGGGCCTGTATGCTCGCGGGTGGAACGGCCAGGGCCGATGCGCTTGCCGGAGAGGTTTTCCGCGCCCACAAATCGTTCAAGGTTTGGGTGGACTAA
- a CDS encoding hypothetical protein (Evidence 5 : Unknown function): protein MSAYRSFHPEMVFWANLGVDLHVCLCGDHKVASAQTLDRLDIGPKSSFPDWKLSCSRNSLSGDGHGGVFILKWSFGPISALICTFACAATTRSPPRKRLIALILAQNPHFRIGNSLVPGKFFDPSGPGHPLRKGG, encoded by the coding sequence GTGTCGGCCTACCGTAGTTTCCATCCGGAAATGGTCTTTTGGGCCAATCTCGGCGTTGATCTGCACGTTTGCTTGTGCGGCGACCATAAGGTCGCCTCCGCGCAAACGCTTGATCGCCTTGATATTGGCCCAAAATCCTCATTTCCGGATTGGAAACTCTCTTGTTCCCGGAACAGCCTTTCGGGGGATGGACACGGAGGCGTTTTCATCTTGAAATGGTCTTTTGGGCCAATCTCGGCGTTGATCTGCACGTTTGCTTGTGCGGCGACCACAAGGTCGCCTCCGCGCAAACGCTTGATTGCCTTGATATTGGCCCAAAATCCTCATTTCCGGATTGGAAACTCTCTTGTTCCCGGAAAATTCTTTGACCCATCAGGCCCTGGACACCCTCTCCGAAAAGGAGGATGA
- a CDS encoding hypothetical protein (Evidence 5 : Unknown function) — protein sequence MFPEQPFGGWTRRRFHLEMVFWANLGVDLHVCLCGDHKVASAQTLDCLDIGPKSSFPDWKLSCSRKIL from the coding sequence TTGTTCCCGGAACAGCCTTTCGGGGGATGGACACGGAGGCGTTTTCATCTTGAAATGGTCTTTTGGGCCAATCTCGGCGTTGATCTGCACGTTTGCTTGTGCGGCGACCACAAGGTCGCCTCCGCGCAAACGCTTGATTGCCTTGATATTGGCCCAAAATCCTCATTTCCGGATTGGAAACTCTCTTGTTCCCGGAAAATTCTTTGA